The Niallia alba genome includes a window with the following:
- the gyrB gene encoding DNA topoisomerase (ATP-hydrolyzing) subunit B, whose product MSTEQNPVEQQSYDESQIQVLEGLEAVRKRPGMYIGSTSARGLHHLVWEIVDNSIDEALAGFCNEINIIIEKDNSITVKDNGRGIPVGIQEKMGRPAVEVIMTVLHAGGKFGGGGYKVSGGLHGVGASVVNALSTELEVFVHRDGNIYYQKYQKGVPAADLEIIGETDNTGTTTHFKPDSEIFKETLEYDYETLANRVRELAFLNRDIRITIEDTREGMEKRKEYHYEGGIKSYVEHLNRNKEVLFEEPIYIEGEKDGITVEISFQYNDGYTGNIHSFANNINTHEGGTHESGFKTALTRVINDYSRKNNLLKESDANLSGEDVREGLVAIVSVKHPDPQFEGQTKTKLGNSEVRAITDTVFSEHLEKFLLENPTVARKIVDKGQMALRARIAAKKARELTRRKSALEVSSLPGKLADCSSRDPKISELFIVEGDSAGGSAKSGRDRHFQAILPLRGKILNVEKARLDRILSNNEVRSMITAIGTGIGDDYDISKARYHKIVIMTDADVDGAHIRTLLLTFFYRYMRKIVEAGYIYIAQPPLYSIKQGKKLEYAYSDKQLQEVLATLPANPKPNIQRYKGLGEMNAEQLWDTTMDPERRVLLQVSLDDAIEADETFEMLMGDKVEPRRNFIEENATYVKNLDV is encoded by the coding sequence ATGTCAACGGAACAAAATCCAGTTGAACAACAATCATATGATGAAAGTCAGATACAGGTTTTAGAAGGCCTAGAGGCTGTAAGGAAAAGACCAGGGATGTATATTGGGTCAACAAGTGCACGAGGTTTGCATCATTTAGTGTGGGAAATCGTTGATAACAGCATTGATGAAGCCTTAGCCGGTTTTTGTAATGAGATCAATATCATTATAGAAAAAGATAATAGTATTACGGTTAAAGATAATGGTCGTGGTATTCCTGTTGGTATTCAGGAGAAAATGGGAAGACCAGCCGTGGAAGTAATCATGACTGTGCTTCATGCCGGAGGAAAATTTGGTGGCGGGGGCTATAAAGTATCTGGTGGACTGCATGGTGTAGGGGCTTCTGTAGTTAATGCTCTGTCAACCGAGCTAGAGGTTTTTGTTCATCGAGATGGAAATATTTATTACCAAAAATATCAAAAAGGGGTTCCCGCTGCCGATTTAGAAATTATCGGCGAAACAGACAATACAGGGACTACTACACACTTTAAGCCAGATAGTGAGATTTTTAAGGAAACATTAGAGTATGATTATGAAACTTTAGCTAATCGTGTCCGAGAGCTTGCTTTCTTAAACCGTGATATTCGCATTACGATTGAAGATACACGTGAAGGTATGGAAAAAAGAAAAGAGTACCATTATGAAGGTGGTATAAAATCATACGTTGAGCATTTAAATCGTAACAAAGAAGTGCTTTTTGAAGAACCGATTTATATTGAAGGAGAAAAAGATGGGATTACTGTTGAAATCTCTTTCCAGTATAATGACGGCTATACAGGTAACATTCATTCTTTCGCGAATAATATTAATACACACGAAGGGGGAACACATGAGTCTGGATTTAAGACAGCTCTTACTCGTGTTATTAATGATTACTCAAGAAAAAATAATTTGTTAAAAGAATCAGATGCAAATCTTTCTGGTGAAGATGTAAGAGAAGGACTTGTTGCAATTGTTTCCGTTAAGCATCCAGACCCGCAATTCGAAGGACAAACGAAAACAAAATTAGGAAATTCGGAAGTTCGTGCGATAACAGACACTGTTTTTTCCGAACATCTTGAGAAATTCCTATTGGAAAATCCTACCGTAGCTCGCAAGATTGTAGATAAAGGGCAAATGGCTTTAAGAGCAAGAATTGCAGCGAAAAAGGCGAGAGAATTAACAAGACGAAAAAGTGCTCTTGAAGTTTCAAGCTTACCAGGGAAATTGGCGGATTGTTCTTCCAGGGATCCTAAGATTAGTGAGTTATTCATTGTAGAGGGTGACTCGGCAGGTGGTTCGGCAAAATCAGGACGAGATCGTCATTTCCAAGCGATTCTGCCATTAAGAGGTAAAATCCTTAATGTTGAAAAAGCAAGACTAGACCGAATCCTATCGAATAATGAGGTTCGTTCGATGATTACTGCAATTGGCACTGGAATCGGTGATGATTATGATATTTCAAAAGCGAGATATCATAAAATTGTTATTATGACAGATGCTGATGTCGATGGTGCTCATATTCGAACATTATTGCTAACCTTCTTCTATCGCTATATGAGAAAGATAGTCGAAGCTGGTTATATCTACATTGCGCAGCCGCCTTTATATAGCATTAAGCAAGGGAAAAAACTTGAATATGCATATAGTGATAAACAATTACAGGAAGTGCTAGCTACATTGCCAGCTAATCCTAAGCCGAATATTCAACGTTATAAAGGATTAGGAGAAATGAATGCAGAGCAATTATGGGATACAACAATGGATCCTGAAAGAAGAGTGCTCTTGCAGGTAAGTTTAGATGATGCCATTGAAGCAGATGAGACGTTTGAAATGCTAATGGGTGATAAAGTAGAACCGCGTAGAAACTTTATCGAAGAAAATGCTACCTATGTAAAAAATCTAGATGTTTAA